Proteins from a single region of Companilactobacillus farciminis KCTC 3681 = DSM 20184:
- a CDS encoding YhgE/Pip domain-containing protein, with protein sequence MEGISIKAWELFRLDIKRTLHSKPATLLMLAMIILPCLYCWFNVWALWDPYSNTSGLKVAVYSDDQAVKVEGQKIEIGDQLIDNLKKNHKLGWTFVDSKKELDQGVKDGSYYAGIYVPKKFSRDIISFLSGHIKKPTLVFSVNQKINAIAPKLTETGATTLQTTISSEFMGTISKTITKVLNKSGVDIQHNLPMLRRLSSLLVTTDDNLPELQNIMDKVQYANTMVPNLNNKLQQVNDMYGYLPLLNQDAQKLTNINNFLPLADAGGTAAKDLQTKIPEIQSAGSQINEIDGDFGQISNLMATSINQVENGIQVLTKVQNVIPDIQQLGEDAQNATNKVNNELIPKIQKALPVIKSTVDTGLSMVYNIAKQISNSLENANTLIDKIKNDPTNEQLKEQLKTVLENVASDATQLAQVSRQIASSLSDLQDLFNRLAQDLGHDQITIFDKPIKHLNDLAALNETLADKANDIVNNYQDLDTTQLQDKLSELQSQSDKIASGVAEIKDLNIIDSVSDTVTNISTFLKDAGSALDDVNNNIIPAIPGLLNNTQGVLQTALTYLQKYQKQLPAVGNEIHDANQLLNGNMGNIVTGINLVNDFYNNDYPTLKKKLSTATFFVQYQLPQIENELTTTLNLVNSKTPQLEQALSAANDFAQNDWPQLKKDVHHSATMLKKGEKDVDLGAIIKLMKSDAEKESDFFANPVKLKQDNLYDVPNYGSASAPFYLALCIWVGALLLSSVFTVHFKLNDRQKYRYSFKQRFNGRYLTFGFLNQLQAISAALGNIFILHAYTKQKIWLILFCMLVSFVFISILYSLVQMFGTVGKGLGIIILVLSISGAGGNFPVVLSDGFFRVINPYLPFTYAVDLIREAVGGIYWPNATKDIIILLAFGIGFYLLGLLTTEKLKPFMHKLHKSAKKSMIIE encoded by the coding sequence TTGGAGGGGATTTCTATCAAAGCTTGGGAGCTATTTAGACTAGATATAAAGAGGACTTTACACTCAAAACCCGCCACTTTACTGATGTTGGCTATGATTATTTTGCCATGTTTGTACTGTTGGTTTAACGTTTGGGCGTTATGGGACCCATATTCAAACACCAGTGGACTAAAAGTTGCTGTTTATTCCGATGATCAAGCCGTCAAAGTTGAGGGACAAAAGATTGAAATCGGTGATCAATTAATCGACAACTTGAAGAAAAACCACAAATTAGGTTGGACTTTCGTTGATTCTAAGAAAGAACTCGACCAAGGTGTTAAAGATGGTTCTTATTACGCCGGTATTTATGTGCCTAAAAAGTTCTCACGTGACATCATTAGTTTCTTGTCAGGACACATTAAGAAGCCAACTTTGGTCTTCTCGGTCAACCAGAAAATCAATGCGATTGCCCCGAAATTGACAGAAACCGGGGCGACGACCTTACAAACGACTATCTCCAGCGAATTCATGGGGACTATTAGTAAAACCATTACGAAAGTTCTGAATAAATCTGGAGTCGATATTCAGCACAATTTACCAATGTTAAGACGTCTGTCTTCCTTATTAGTCACAACTGACGATAATTTGCCTGAATTACAAAACATCATGGATAAAGTGCAATACGCCAATACCATGGTGCCAAATTTAAATAATAAACTACAACAAGTCAACGACATGTACGGTTATTTGCCACTGCTCAATCAGGATGCGCAAAAACTAACCAACATCAACAACTTCTTACCATTAGCTGATGCTGGTGGTACTGCGGCCAAAGACTTGCAAACTAAAATCCCTGAAATTCAAAGTGCCGGTTCACAGATCAATGAAATCGATGGTGACTTCGGTCAAATTTCTAACTTAATGGCTACTAGTATCAATCAAGTAGAAAATGGTATTCAAGTTCTTACCAAAGTTCAAAACGTCATCCCAGACATTCAACAACTTGGTGAAGATGCCCAAAATGCTACTAACAAAGTCAATAACGAATTGATTCCAAAGATTCAAAAGGCTTTACCTGTTATCAAATCAACTGTCGATACTGGTTTATCCATGGTTTACAACATTGCTAAGCAAATCAGCAATTCCTTGGAAAACGCCAATACTTTGATCGATAAAATCAAAAATGATCCAACTAATGAACAATTAAAAGAACAACTCAAGACAGTTCTTGAAAATGTTGCCAGTGATGCTACACAACTAGCTCAAGTCAGTCGCCAAATTGCTTCATCATTGAGTGATTTACAAGACTTGTTCAATCGTTTGGCTCAAGACTTAGGGCATGATCAAATTACTATTTTTGACAAACCTATCAAGCACCTAAACGATTTAGCCGCTCTCAATGAAACGCTTGCTGACAAAGCTAACGACATCGTCAATAACTATCAAGATCTCGATACGACCCAACTTCAAGATAAACTTTCTGAATTGCAATCACAATCCGACAAGATTGCCAGTGGTGTCGCCGAAATCAAAGATCTTAATATTATCGATAGCGTCTCTGATACCGTTACTAACATCAGTACCTTCTTAAAAGACGCTGGTTCAGCACTTGATGACGTCAACAACAATATCATCCCTGCTATTCCAGGACTTTTGAACAATACTCAAGGTGTCTTACAAACAGCTTTGACTTACCTTCAAAAGTATCAAAAACAATTGCCAGCCGTTGGTAACGAGATTCATGACGCCAACCAATTGTTAAACGGTAACATGGGAAATATTGTAACTGGTATTAATTTAGTCAATGATTTTTATAATAACGACTATCCTACTTTGAAGAAGAAACTTTCTACAGCTACCTTCTTCGTGCAATATCAATTACCACAAATCGAGAACGAATTAACGACTACTTTAAACCTAGTCAATTCTAAGACTCCTCAACTAGAACAAGCTCTATCTGCTGCTAACGACTTCGCTCAAAACGATTGGCCACAGTTGAAGAAAGACGTTCACCATTCTGCAACTATGCTCAAGAAGGGTGAAAAGGATGTTGATTTAGGCGCTATTATCAAATTAATGAAGTCTGACGCCGAAAAGGAATCTGATTTCTTCGCTAACCCAGTTAAATTGAAACAAGATAACCTTTACGACGTGCCAAATTATGGTTCTGCCAGTGCTCCATTCTACCTTGCCTTGTGTATCTGGGTTGGTGCTTTGTTGCTATCCAGTGTCTTCACAGTTCATTTCAAGTTGAATGACCGTCAAAAATACCGTTATAGCTTCAAGCAAAGATTCAATGGTCGTTATTTGACCTTCGGATTCTTAAATCAACTACAAGCTATCTCAGCTGCTCTAGGTAACATCTTCATCTTGCACGCCTACACGAAACAAAAAATCTGGTTAATACTATTCTGTATGCTGGTAAGTTTTGTCTTCATTTCAATTCTTTATTCGCTAGTTCAGATGTTTGGAACAGTTGGTAAAGGATTAGGTATTATCATACTGGTGCTATCAATTTCTGGTGCCGGCGGTAACTTCCCTGTTGTCCTTTCCGATGGATTCTTCAGAGTTATCAACCCATACTTGCCATTTACCTATGCGGTCGACCTGATTCGTGAAGCCGTCGGTGGAATTTATTGGCCTAACGCCACAAAAGATATTATTATATTGTTGGCATTCGGAATTGGTTTCTACTTGTTAGGTCTTCTAACGACAGAAAAATTGAAGCCATTCATGCACAAGCTTCACAAGAGTGCCAAGAAGAGTATGATCATCGAATAA